Proteins encoded together in one Undibacterium sp. CCC3.4 window:
- a CDS encoding MFS transporter — translation MQKISTLSRAALLFPLSLVCFEFSVYIANDMIQPGMLTVIREFAADPTWIASAMTAFLIGGMLLQWLFGPLSDRIGRRPVMLGGALFFICSCLATLLVNSIEGFIVLRVAQGIGLCFISSVGYAVVHEAFEEKAAIQVTALMSNVALIAPLLGPVAGALLVGLVGWRMIFVIIAAIAAIGFVGLLATMPETVRVSDKKIARMQIWHDYQTVFRHWPFVRAALCGPLLTMPLIAWIALSPMIFVADHGMSLTQYGYAQFPIFICLIIGNLYLARQIHARPLGHSVRLGWYPIAAGLAVMLAGSVLFESPYFLIPAISLIAFGEGISNAVIVRFTLTESTVSKATVAAAMGILNMCIWSVGIEVYKLVYLHTGLLGFAILSCLALGVYAILARSVITRAMAVRSVDSGTTCSA, via the coding sequence ATGCAAAAAATCTCTACCCTCTCGCGGGCGGCATTGCTGTTTCCGCTCTCGCTCGTGTGCTTTGAATTTTCAGTCTACATCGCCAATGACATGATACAACCGGGCATGCTGACGGTGATCCGCGAATTCGCCGCTGATCCGACGTGGATCGCTTCGGCCATGACCGCCTTTCTGATCGGCGGCATGCTGCTACAGTGGTTATTCGGGCCTTTATCGGATCGCATCGGCCGTCGCCCGGTCATGCTCGGTGGTGCGCTGTTCTTTATCTGCTCATGCTTGGCTACCCTGCTGGTCAACAGCATCGAGGGATTTATCGTGCTACGGGTGGCGCAAGGCATAGGATTATGCTTCATCAGTTCGGTCGGTTATGCGGTGGTGCATGAAGCATTTGAAGAAAAAGCGGCGATTCAGGTTACCGCACTGATGTCGAATGTCGCGCTGATTGCACCGCTACTGGGGCCGGTCGCCGGGGCGCTGTTGGTTGGATTAGTTGGTTGGCGCATGATTTTTGTGATCATCGCTGCGATTGCCGCGATTGGCTTTGTCGGTTTATTGGCGACCATGCCGGAAACAGTGCGCGTCAGTGATAAAAAAATCGCGCGCATGCAGATTTGGCACGATTACCAAACCGTGTTTCGTCACTGGCCATTCGTGCGCGCTGCCCTGTGCGGTCCTCTGCTGACCATGCCCCTGATCGCTTGGATCGCTCTCTCGCCGATGATCTTCGTGGCCGACCATGGCATGTCACTGACCCAGTACGGTTATGCGCAATTCCCGATTTTCATCTGTCTGATCATCGGCAATCTGTACTTGGCGCGGCAAATCCATGCGCGTCCGCTCGGCCATTCGGTGCGTCTCGGTTGGTATCCGATTGCAGCTGGTTTGGCCGTCATGCTGGCCGGGTCTGTGCTGTTTGAGAGTCCATATTTTCTCATCCCGGCGATCAGCCTGATCGCCTTCGGCGAAGGGATTTCGAATGCCGTCATCGTGCGCTTCACGCTCACGGAGAGCACGGTATCGAAAGCAACCGTGGCCGCAGCGATGGGCATACTCAATATGTGTATCTGGAGCGTCGGAATCGAAGTGTACAAGTTAGTCTATCTGCACACCGGCTTACTGGGCTTTGCAATATTATCGTGCTTGGCCTTAGGCGTGTATGCCATCCTTGCCCGCAGCGTCATCACACGGGCGATGGCCGTGCGCAGCGTCGACAGCGGCACGACCTGCAGTGCTTAA
- the def gene encoding peptide deformylase, producing MRHPLLKMGDARLLRVAQPVVEFDTPQLHALIADMFETMRAVGGVGLAAPQIGIDLQLVIFGFQTNPRYPDAPQVPETILINPSLTPLSEQREDGWEGCLSVPGLRGLVPRWTALRYEGYDQFGQAICREVDGFHARVVQHECDHLQGILYPMRIEDMTQFGFTEVLFPELDPLVDD from the coding sequence ATGCGCCATCCTCTCCTCAAAATGGGCGATGCGCGCTTGCTGCGCGTGGCTCAGCCGGTAGTCGAATTCGACACGCCGCAGTTGCATGCATTAATCGCCGACATGTTTGAAACCATGCGTGCCGTCGGTGGTGTCGGCTTGGCCGCGCCGCAGATCGGTATCGATCTGCAATTGGTGATTTTCGGTTTTCAAACCAATCCGCGCTATCCCGATGCCCCGCAGGTACCGGAAACCATACTCATCAATCCAAGCCTGACGCCGCTGTCGGAACAGCGCGAAGATGGCTGGGAAGGCTGCCTGTCGGTGCCGGGCTTACGCGGCTTGGTGCCGCGTTGGACGGCACTGCGCTATGAGGGCTATGATCAGTTCGGACAAGCGATCTGCCGTGAGGTAGATGGTTTTCACGCGCGTGTGGTCCAGCATGAATGCGATCATTTACAAGGCATTCTGTATCCCATGCGTATTGAAGACATGACGCAGTTCGGGTTTACCGAAGTCTTGTTTCCCGAGCTCGATCCGCTGGTCGACGACTGA
- the galU gene encoding UTP--glucose-1-phosphate uridylyltransferase GalU, translating to MRRITKAVFPVAGLGSRFLPATKAQPKEMLPIVDKPLIQYAVEEAVEAGITEMVFITGRNKRAIEDHFDKAYELESELEAAGKEALLDLVRNVIPKNINCIYIRQTAALGLGHAVLCARPVIGDDPFAVLLADDLMDADLGKPSVMAQMTAQYEREGGSIIAVQDVPREFTSQYGIVSGTEYKERLERVQGIVEKPRPDVAPSTLAVVGRYILSGRIFSYLETLGKGSGGEIQLTDGIAAMLKDFPVYAYRPEATRYDCGSKLGYLKASVALGLKHKETAAEFSAYLDSIRNGR from the coding sequence ATGAGAAGAATTACCAAAGCAGTTTTCCCTGTTGCTGGTCTTGGCAGTCGTTTTTTACCTGCCACCAAGGCGCAACCTAAAGAAATGCTGCCCATCGTCGACAAGCCACTGATTCAATACGCGGTGGAAGAAGCCGTCGAAGCCGGCATTACCGAAATGGTGTTCATTACCGGTCGCAACAAGCGCGCCATCGAAGACCATTTCGACAAAGCCTATGAACTCGAAAGCGAACTCGAAGCGGCCGGCAAAGAAGCCTTGCTCGATTTGGTGCGCAATGTCATCCCGAAAAACATCAATTGCATTTACATACGACAAACTGCCGCGCTCGGACTCGGTCACGCGGTGCTGTGCGCGCGTCCAGTCATCGGTGACGATCCGTTTGCTGTGCTGTTGGCCGATGATTTGATGGATGCTGATCTTGGTAAGCCATCGGTGATGGCACAAATGACCGCGCAATATGAGCGCGAAGGCGGCAGCATCATTGCCGTGCAAGACGTACCACGCGAATTCACCAGCCAGTACGGCATCGTCAGCGGCACCGAGTACAAGGAGCGCCTTGAGCGGGTGCAAGGGATAGTCGAAAAACCGCGTCCGGACGTGGCCCCGTCGACCCTAGCGGTAGTCGGTCGGTATATTTTGTCGGGGCGGATTTTTTCTTACCTCGAAACCTTGGGTAAAGGCTCGGGCGGTGAAATCCAACTCACCGACGGCATCGCTGCCATGCTCAAGGATTTCCCGGTGTATGCTTACCGTCCGGAAGCGACGCGTTATGATTGCGGTTCCAAGCTAGGCTATCTCAAGGCCAGCGTTGCGCTTGGACTCAAGCATAAAGAAACTGCGGCAGAATTTTCCGCCTACCTCGATTCAATTCGCAACGGTCGTTGA
- the ligA gene encoding NAD-dependent DNA ligase LigA, translating into MQDDFFSAAATPAATAALRAAALRDELNLHSHAYYVLDNPTLPDAEYDKLFAELQQLEIAFPELLVADSPTQRVGGAALPEFSQVKHAVPMLSLNNGFAAEDVLGFDKRVRESLGSTADIEYAIDLKFDGLAINLRYVDGVFTQAATRGDGFAGEDVTANIRTVRSIPLRLQSANPPAILEVRGEVLMFKADFARLNERQRAAGAKEFANPRNAAAGSLRQLDSKVTAQRSLSFFAYGIGMLEAAPLPASQRGLLDWYAELGIPVCRDNAVVRGASALLEFYRDMQNRRAALAYEIDGVVYKVNDFAAQTELGFVARAPRFALAHKFPAEEALTILLGIDIQVGRTGALTPVARLAPVAVGGVTVTNATLHNEDEARRKDVRVGDTVIVRRAGDVIPEVVGVVLERRPQPAPPPFEMQKTCPVCGSHVVREAGEAIARCSGGLFCSAQRKEALRHFAARRMMDIDGLGERYIDHLVELEYVHGIADLYTLSLSDLLAMKQRADERDGITPESVTQGKIASKWAENLIAAIAASKRPPLDRLLFALGIRHVGESTAKTLADWLGSLALVRRAPVSLLRVLPDIGATVAVSIADFFAETKNQQALDALLAADVQASDEHAPSAKLRDCLQPAELLAALAIPKLTLTRCRQLQERGLSLASLAQFSGGGYTDFGLPAEVNAALLRWLDDTANRNSLSTLALLCEDLLASLPQSSDVEGHLAGNTFVLTGTLPTLSRDQAAAMIAAAGGKVSGSVSKKTNYLLAGEEAGSKLVKAQELGITILTEADLLQLCSRS; encoded by the coding sequence ATGCAAGACGATTTCTTTTCTGCTGCGGCCACGCCGGCTGCTACTGCGGCTTTGCGCGCCGCAGCTTTGCGCGACGAGCTCAACTTACATAGCCACGCTTACTACGTGCTCGATAATCCGACTCTGCCCGACGCCGAATACGACAAGCTGTTCGCCGAACTGCAGCAGCTCGAAATAGCTTTTCCCGAATTACTGGTGGCCGATTCGCCGACCCAACGCGTTGGCGGTGCCGCCTTGCCGGAATTTTCGCAAGTCAAGCATGCCGTGCCTATGTTGTCGCTCAATAATGGCTTTGCCGCTGAGGATGTGCTCGGTTTCGATAAACGGGTACGCGAAAGCCTGGGCAGTACCGCCGACATCGAGTACGCCATCGATTTGAAATTCGATGGCTTGGCCATCAATCTGCGTTATGTTGACGGCGTATTTACTCAAGCTGCCACGCGTGGCGATGGTTTTGCCGGCGAAGATGTAACGGCCAATATACGCACCGTGCGCAGCATTCCATTACGCTTGCAATCGGCTAATCCGCCGGCAATTCTCGAAGTGCGCGGAGAAGTCTTGATGTTCAAGGCCGATTTTGCCCGCCTCAATGAACGCCAACGTGCTGCCGGTGCCAAAGAGTTCGCCAATCCGCGCAATGCTGCGGCCGGCAGCTTGCGCCAACTCGATTCAAAAGTAACGGCCCAGCGCAGCCTGAGTTTTTTTGCCTATGGCATAGGCATGCTCGAAGCTGCGCCGCTGCCGGCTTCGCAGCGTGGCTTACTCGATTGGTATGCCGAGCTCGGCATCCCGGTATGCCGCGACAATGCCGTGGTGCGCGGTGCCTCGGCCTTGTTGGAATTTTATCGCGACATGCAAAATCGGCGTGCCGCCTTAGCCTATGAAATCGATGGCGTGGTCTACAAGGTCAATGACTTTGCCGCGCAAACCGAACTCGGTTTCGTCGCACGGGCGCCGCGCTTCGCCTTGGCACATAAATTTCCGGCCGAAGAGGCGCTGACCATACTGTTGGGAATCGATATACAAGTCGGTCGCACCGGTGCCTTGACGCCGGTGGCGCGCTTGGCACCGGTAGCTGTGGGCGGCGTGACCGTCACCAATGCCACCTTACACAATGAAGACGAAGCGCGCCGCAAAGACGTGCGGGTGGGCGATACCGTCATCGTCCGCCGCGCCGGTGACGTCATTCCTGAAGTGGTCGGCGTGGTATTGGAACGCCGTCCGCAACCGGCCCCGCCACCTTTTGAAATGCAGAAAACCTGCCCGGTCTGCGGTTCGCATGTGGTGCGCGAAGCCGGCGAGGCGATTGCGCGCTGCTCCGGCGGTTTATTCTGCTCGGCCCAGCGCAAAGAAGCGCTGCGCCATTTCGCGGCACGCCGCATGATGGATATCGATGGCCTCGGTGAGCGCTACATCGATCACTTGGTCGAACTCGAGTATGTACACGGCATCGCCGACCTGTACACGCTCAGTCTGAGTGATTTGCTGGCCATGAAACAGCGTGCCGATGAGCGCGATGGCATCACGCCGGAAAGTGTCACGCAAGGAAAAATCGCCAGCAAATGGGCTGAGAATTTAATCGCCGCGATTGCCGCCAGCAAGCGCCCGCCACTCGATCGTCTGCTGTTTGCACTCGGCATACGCCATGTCGGGGAATCGACCGCCAAGACGCTGGCAGACTGGCTAGGCAGTTTGGCGCTGGTACGACGGGCCCCGGTCAGCCTGCTGCGCGTGTTACCCGATATCGGCGCGACGGTGGCCGTATCGATTGCTGATTTTTTTGCCGAAACAAAAAACCAACAGGCGCTCGATGCCTTGTTGGCGGCCGATGTACAAGCAAGCGACGAGCACGCACCGAGCGCGAAACTGCGCGATTGTTTGCAGCCAGCCGAATTATTGGCGGCCTTGGCGATTCCCAAACTCACGCTCACGCGTTGTCGCCAATTGCAAGAACGCGGCCTTAGCTTGGCCAGTCTGGCGCAATTCAGCGGCGGTGGATACACCGATTTCGGCTTACCGGCCGAGGTGAATGCCGCTTTACTGCGGTGGTTAGACGACACTGCGAACCGAAACAGCTTGTCGACACTGGCGCTTTTGTGCGAGGATTTGTTGGCCAGCTTGCCTCAGAGCAGTGATGTAGAAGGGCACTTGGCGGGTAACACCTTCGTGCTCACCGGAACCCTGCCGACCCTCAGTCGTGATCAGGCTGCGGCCATGATCGCAGCTGCCGGCGGCAAGGTTTCCGGTTCAGTCTCGAAGAAAACTAATTATCTGCTGGCCGGCGAAGAGGCTGGTAGCAAGCTGGTGAAAGCACAAGAATTAGGCATCACTATTTTGACAGAAGCAGATTTGCTTCAACTTTGTTCCCGGAGCTGA
- a CDS encoding cell division protein ZipA C-terminal FtsZ-binding domain-containing protein has translation MTDFQLSLLAVGGSLVVAVVVFNKWQEYKAKKTVDNAFADGGDDVLLQPSAAITDNLQRQEPVLDDGPSAVAECEELAVAPPSESAAESHTTPRNSPEKELPVDELIDCVVPLEFETPVRGEKILSEIAELKYIGKKPVHFIGLCSDGQRDVIATGSAYTSLFAGIQMVSRSGPLSELEYSEFIMKLRAIADNLNAHPDIPDMTQVILQARELHHFVAEHDAQLSVNIAANGAPWALNTLLSALEKMGFDQRPDGRLMMPDGEGGSLFTLSTNVGVSETLTARLTLLLDVPCVAPSRDGFGAMAACARSLATRLGGTVVDDGNAPISKAALDEIAGQVNEFYAAMAESQIAAGSVRAQRLFS, from the coding sequence ATGACAGATTTTCAATTAAGTTTATTAGCAGTTGGTGGCAGCTTGGTGGTCGCCGTAGTGGTTTTCAATAAATGGCAAGAATATAAGGCCAAGAAAACCGTCGACAATGCCTTTGCCGATGGCGGTGACGATGTGTTGCTGCAACCAAGTGCAGCAATCACCGACAACTTGCAACGCCAAGAGCCGGTGCTCGATGACGGCCCTTCTGCCGTCGCGGAGTGTGAAGAGTTGGCTGTAGCGCCACCGTCCGAGTCGGCAGCAGAGAGCCACACTACGCCGCGCAATAGCCCGGAAAAAGAATTGCCGGTCGATGAGCTGATCGATTGTGTGGTGCCCTTGGAATTTGAAACGCCAGTCCGTGGCGAAAAAATTCTCAGCGAAATCGCGGAATTGAAATACATCGGCAAAAAGCCCGTGCATTTCATCGGCCTGTGCAGTGATGGTCAACGCGATGTCATTGCTACTGGCAGCGCCTACACCAGCCTGTTTGCCGGCATACAGATGGTCAGCCGCAGCGGGCCACTGAGTGAGCTCGAGTATTCGGAATTCATCATGAAATTGCGTGCGATTGCCGATAATCTCAATGCCCACCCCGATATTCCCGACATGACGCAGGTCATTTTGCAAGCGCGCGAGCTGCACCATTTCGTCGCCGAACATGATGCGCAATTGAGCGTCAATATCGCCGCCAATGGCGCGCCTTGGGCCTTGAATACCTTGCTGTCAGCCTTGGAGAAAATGGGATTCGACCAGCGCCCGGATGGACGGTTGATGATGCCAGACGGTGAGGGCGGCAGTTTGTTTACGCTCTCCACCAATGTCGGTGTCAGCGAAACCCTGACTGCTCGCTTGACGCTCTTGCTCGATGTGCCGTGTGTCGCTCCCTCGCGTGATGGTTTCGGTGCCATGGCAGCCTGTGCTCGCTCGCTCGCCACCCGTCTCGGTGGTACCGTGGTCGACGATGGCAATGCGCCGATATCGAAAGCCGCGCTCGATGAAATCGCCGGTCAAGTCAATGAATTTTATGCGGCGATGGCGGAATCGCAGATCGCCGCCGGTTCGGTACGCGCCCAGCGTCTGTTCAGCTGA